aggagcagggtgaggggctgagggcagtACTCCCCAGTATGGGGCTCTCTTTGCCTGGTGGCAGACAATAACAGCATCTCCCTTTCCCAAACTAGAGCTTGGACTATGACAACAGTGAAAACCAGCTTttcctggaggaggagaggaggataAACCATGCGGTGAGTCTTGCTGGGCTGCCCACAGATCATCTCAGCTGGGGGGGACAAGGGAAGCTGTTGTCCCTGTCTGGCTGCtggggggctgctctgggccagAGGAGGTTGTGCTTAAAGCCTGGGTTGAGCTGGGATGGGTTTATGGGCACTGACCAGCTTGTGACAAGCTGTGAAACCACAGGATCAAGGACCCAGCATGAGGTGGTTGGAATGGGAGCCAATCTGGATGCACATGGTGGCATTGCCTGGTGGTATGGGGCAGGTCCCTGAGCAGAGGGACTTCTGGAGTCATGTGAAGCATCTGCCCTGGGGGCTTTGGGAATCATTGCCACAGCAAGAACACCAAGAGGATGGGCCTAATGGAGGCAGGCAAGCTGTAAAAGCACCTTAGGGATCCCACTGAGGTACAAGAGCACTGCTTAAAATCAGTAAATTGTGTCCAGGCTTCACTGGGTCAGCCAGCACTGGTGCTCCTTGGCTCTCCTCAGAGCTTCCCAGGCTCGGGGGCATGCTGGGGAAGGCGGCAGGTGTGCTGGGGTGCCCTGGAtgccaggctggctggcagcagggtgcGAGGGCTGTCTGTCCCTCAGGCTTTCCGCACGGTGGAGATCAAGCGCTGGGTGATCTGCGCCATGATCGGCATCCTCACCGGCCTCGTCGCCTGCTTCATCGACATCGTGGTGGAGAACCTGGCTGGGCTCAAGTACCGTGTGGTGAAGGACAGTATCCTCtcacagcactggctgctggcCAGCGGGCACCTCGGGGATCTCCTGAGAGCTGTGACAGAGGGGCCGTGGGGGAAGAGGGCAGCGCTTCCCCGCTCCAGTTTGGTGGCACAGactctgctgcccagctgctctgcagggctgagctgtgcctgggcgCTGCTGTAACAGAGGAGGCTCATTTCAGCTGCCCTGGGTGCTCTAAGTGaatggcatccctgcccatggcagggggttggagcTAGATGGTTTTTAAGGTGGCGTTCAACCCAAACACCCGTGATTCTGTGAGATGCTGTGGTGGGAGGGATCTTACCCAAGCAATACTGGCCTTTCCTTGAGCTGCTGCCCTAGATATTGACAAGTTCACAGCCAAAGGGGGCCTCTCTTTCTCCCTGTTACTCTGGGCCACCCTGAATGCCAGCGTGGTGATGGTGGGCTCTCTGATCGTTGCCTTCATAGAGGTAAGAGTCTGGAACTGTTCTGGCTTCTTTACGTGGGCAAAGTGGGGTCATGTTTCCACAAAACTTGCAAACTTTTGTGAACAGTGAATGAGTTTCTGCCAGTTTGGCTCCTGGTAGCACCAGCTCCTTGGTgttggctccagctgtgctgcgGGGtttctgtggggctggcaggctgctgggatgtgctggcagcctgaggcagaggctgtgctccagccttGGGCAGGGGTGCAGCTCTCCCAAGCCTtggccccagctcagcctctctGTGTTGGGTGTACCCAAGTACCAGCACTGACCAGTCTGGCTGGGTGCCTCTGCTACAACCTCTGGAGGACAAGCCAGAGTCTGGGACTTGCTATGGATCACTCTAATCCACAGTGTCTTCCTTGTGGCTTTGCCTTTGTTCTCCTTGGCCACCAAGTGTGATCTTTCTGTAGCTGTGACAGGGTGGGGGAACACCTGAGTGTCCCCAGGAACCCATCCAACTCCTTTTCCTTGGCACATTTGCCCTTAGGAAGTGGGTGTCTCCCTCAAGCCCATCTCCAGAGCCCGTTTATAAGCTTTGGCCTCATCTCAGAGCCACcctgaggctgtgctgtgtgtgtgccctgtgctgagAGACAGGGGTAAGGTGGCTGGTGTGTCCCCATCCTGTGTGtgacagctctccctgctccctgcagcccgtggCAGCTGGCAGTGGCATTCCCCAGATCAAATGTTACCTCAACGGCGTGAAGATTCCGCATGTTGTCCGGCTCAAGGTAGGAAGCAGGAGGTGGTGGGATGGCCTGGGCACCTTGTGTGGTCCTGGAGTGGCCCCTGCCCTCACTGTGGCACggcaggagctcccagctccatcGTTGtttccctcccagtgcccagagGTTAAATCTCCTGCCCTGGGaccagcagctggcactgggaagagcagctttgGGTAGACTTTTGCTCtggctgagaagaaaattgACCAACTCTGTTGCCACAGTGGGGGGGGGATGAGAATCATGAGTTCCCCGGGGTCATTGGCTCCTCCCATGCCTCGGGGCCCACTGGGTCGTGTCCCCTGTGGCTGCCATGGCCGTGTTCCTCGTGCCACCCCTGTGACATGCTGTGTCCTTCTCTGTTGTGCAGACCCTGGTGATCAAAGTCTGCGGGGTCATCCTCTCGGTGGTCGGCGGCCTGGCTGTTGGGAAGGTGATGTGCACAAAGTGCTCTCTGACATGCTGCTGATGTGTTGGTGCCCGCTGCTGGCACTTGTGTCACAGCCTGTCACCggtcctgtgctggggacagggcgCTGGGGGCCCTGTGGTGACTTCTCAGTGTTATTTCCTGTTGTCTGCTGGCCAAGGTgactggcactgccaggcttgGGGAGCCCCAGGGGCATGTGGTGCCACCGTGCCAGCCTGTGTGGCTTGGctgagggcagagagcagcagcccctgtccATCAGTGGCTGTCCCTGCAAACAGTATTTGAGAGAGAGTTGGGTACCCCATTGGGACCTTTCTGGCCTGCTGGGACTGAAGGCAGGCAAGGGAAACACTTGTTTCCTCAACTGGTAGGAACACGAGGTGGGCAAGGGAGGCACATGCTAGGATAAGGATTTCATAAAACCatggaattatttgggttggaagagatcctAAAGATCCTCTCATTCCAaacccctgtcatgggcagaagcacctttcactagactaggttgctcagagttctgtccaacctggtcttgaataCCTCCAGGATGGGAAGGGGGGAAACGTCAGGGTCTGTGTTTCCCTGAGGGGAATGCTCCCAATCCAGCTTCAGGACTGCAAGCTGGTGAGCAGCATTCAGCCATGcctgctcttccttccctgaTCTGTGCTCTCTGGCCCTTAGGAAGGACCCATGATCCACTCTGGATCCGTGATTGCTGCTGGCATCTCCCAGGGAAGATCCACGTCCTTAAAGCGAGACTTCAAGGTTGGTGTTGAGCTCCGAGGGGTTGTGCTGCAGGTGCCCTTCTGTGCCAGACCGGGCTGTTCCCACTGCTGGCTTGGCGTCATCCCTGTCATACCCTGGCTCTTGCCTCAGCTCAAGCCCGTGGCCAGCCCTAAAGGTGCCCTCGCTGCTGTTTCAGATCTTCGAGTACTTCCGCAGAGACACAGAGAAGAGGGATTTTGTGTCGGCCGGAGCTGCCGCCGGCGTCTCGGCCGCCTTCGGTGCCCCCGTGGGTGTGTGTCTTACTTGATTATTAACAAAGGGGTTTTTTACAGAAGAGTCCTAACTGAAATATGAGATTAtgaagttgtattttttttaacattgtgaggaaaaaagggttttttttggagtgCAATGatgtggttgggtttttttattttttggaagagtttcagtgatttttttaagggTTAGTTTGAGTTTTAATGGTCAAAGTTCTTGGAGATTTGATGTTATAGTCTTCTCTTAGTAGGTTAAAAAGTGGAGTAAATTTATAATTTGTAATTCTTAAAACAGATTGAACTTAATTGATctcttttaaaagctgctgtaaATTTTGTAAGGTGTTGACTTTGCTTTGAAGTTGTAATTTTGTGGTTTGATTGTTTGTTCTGTCATCTTCTATTTTAGCTATTTGTGGGGTGagatttcttgtatttttgatGTTGGAATTTCTAGTCTAGTATTTTGAACTTCGGTGATGACGTTGTCTTGagtctgttttattttgagttGATGCTCTCTGGCACTGAGCAGTGCTTGGATATGAATTTCCTCAGGAGGTTGCTCCCACCTGCTTGGAGGCATCTTTTGGGATCtgcacagggcactgcaggggcCTCCCAAGTTTTCCTGCCAGGCCATGCAGCTGTTGGCCCTGCCCAAGGGCAAGGGGCTCATCTGCCTCAGATCCCAAATGTTGCCTCCCTGGGGTGGAGAATGGCAGTGGGGGCTTTGCTGTGACCAGTGCATCACTGATGCCTTGGTGAGCTTGTCTGTGAGAGGGTCTGGGCAGTGTGGGCACATGGCCTTGGGTGCTTGGCTGGTGCTGTAGCCAAGGGGCTGGCACATGCCCCTTGTGTAGATGAtgtattttgtgtttgcaggggGTGTCCTGTTCAGCTTGGAGGAAGGGGCTTCCTTCTGGAACCAGTTCCTGACGTGGAGAATCGTAAGTGCTGGAAAGCAGTGGAGAGCTGCTGGTTCTGGTGTGAGGCATTGCCTTCTCTGGgtgtcctgcagccccaggcctcctgacagctctgctccagcgAGGCCTcatcccagggagcagcatcccagctcccctcctgtgccctgctcctcaggggcTGACTGTGGGCCTGGCTGAGCTCCATCTTGCTGCCAGCTCCTTTCCAAGGGAGCTGCCTtgggctgtgccccagggcaaCAGAGAGGCAAAAGGAGAAGCCAGACCCTGGTCAGTGTAAGCTGCCCGGAGTGCCACCACAGGCAATGTGACCTCCTGTCCCCACCACACCATGGGCACCAAGCCCTGCCTGAGGGCCTTGGGGGTGGTTTGGGGTAGTGCACGGAGCATGTGGTGaggaaatggggctgggggcacttGGCAGTGACTCTGGGCTGCATCTCCTTCCAGTTCTTTGCCTCCATGATCTCCACCTTCACGCTGAACTCTGTCCTGAGCGTGTACCACGGCAACGCCTGGGATctctccagccctgggctcaTCAACTTTGGCAGATTTGACAGCGAGGTAGGCACAGGTATTCCCCACGTAgggctctggggaggggttGGACACAGCCCTTAGCAGCTTTGGGGACATCAATTTATCTATAACCTCGCCCAGGGGCTGAGGCAGGCTCTGCCTTAGCAGGCTGTGGGGTCTGGCCAGATTTCAgctccaccagccccagcagaagGAATTCATGGAGGCTGTGGGCTGCTCAGGGGAGActttggggcagctctgggagcctcgtgccagcacagagctgtgctgtcccagcagTCAGTGACTGACTGTGGGACTGCAGATGGGCCAGGAGATGTGAAACCCACTTCTTTCTTGCTTGCAGAAAATGGGATACACAATCCAGGAAATTCCTATCTTCATCTTTATGGGAGTGGTTGGTAAGAGAATGCTGCTGTTTCCATTTGATTAGTCTGAATAATTTCCTCTGTTCTCTGTCTGGGTATAAAAGGCTTTGGTGTCCATTtcctggggaaaatggggaatcCATTAAAttctggagcagaggctgcttgTGGGGCTTGTGCAGGGATGAGAGCTGGATCCTGGCCCAACCCTAGTAGCAAAGTCAAGCCCCTTTAACCCATGTTGAGCAGGGTCAGTGCATTGCAGTCCTGGGTAGTCCCTTGCTGCCATGTGAGCTGCAATGGATTATCCCCATGGATTTGGCCTGTTCTTTGCCTGCCTGGTGCCAGCACTGTGACATTGGCCCCTGGCCACCTCCTCCTGGTGCCAGGCTCCTCTTGGTGACAGgtcctggctggctgcagggacagcatccacgtgtcccagggctgctggtcACTCCGGATGGGTTGTGGATGATCTTCAGAGGTTCCTTGTGTCGTGGGCAGCCTGACCATGGCCCTGCGTGCTgagcttttcctctctcccctttGCAGGTGGGATCCTTGGAGCCCTGTTCAATGCCCTCAATTACTGGTTGACGATGTTCCGGATCAGGTAAGAGCCCACAGGTAATGAAAGGGATTGATGAGGGTTGGCTGGTGCCTTCTGCATTCCCTCCAAGTGGCATTTCCACATGGAGCAAGGCTGTAATCTCTCATTTAATGCGAGCAATAGCAGTTCCTGAAAGGTGCCACGTGCCTCTCACTGCCTGTGGCTGTgacctgcagcatcccagcagtgctctgaCCCTGCCAAATATTTGGGCCCAGAGAGGTGCAGACACTGCAGACCTGACTGTCATATGCTCTGAGAGGACTAAGAGAAGGGAGAGAGTTGCTAAAGCCAGCTGAGAccagcctggcccagccagTACCTGTCACCAGCTTTTCTAGCAGcaggacagcctggcagggtctgggcagggagcagaggcagccagaCTGTCATGTGCCTGATGTGACatgcccagccaggctgtgctgacgCTGCCCACACCCCTGGGTGCCACTCTCACTCCTCTGTTCACAGGTACATCCACCGGCCCTGCCTCCAGGTGGTTGAGGCcatgctggtggcagcagtgacagcgACTGTGGGGTTTGTCATGATTTACTGCTCCAGAGATTGCCAGCCCATCCAGGGGAGCTCTGTGGCATATCCCCTGCAGgtaggagctgctgcagaatgCATTCAGGGTGGGGGCACGCTGAGCTTGGGGGGCTCAACAGGGAGACAAGACcctgctgggtttgggacaCTGGACCTCGCAGTTGCTGCTCTccagtgcaggcagagctgcagaccCAAGGATGCTGTAGGTGTCCTCCCTGCCCAGAGTTGCCTCCTCACTGGTACACGTCCCCCAGCCTTCCTTGCCACTTCTAACTCTTTCTCGTCTTgccttttcagcttttctgtgctgatggAGAGTACAACTCCATGGCCACAGCCTTCTTCAACACACCTGAGAAGAGCGTTGTCAACCTCTTCCATGACCCTCCAGGTCAGTGCACCCAGCAGGGAGGCCTTGAATGTTAGCAGAGAGGGTCCTTGAGTGCCTTGGCCCCTGCTGGGACAAGGCAGAGGATGATCAGCCCATGAGGGCTTCAGAAAACACTGTGCTGCAGTGGTGGAAGGAGGAGGGATgggtgctgtgcctggtggCACCTCTGAGCTCAGCCGAAGGGCTGTGGTGCTGGCAGGCTGTGGGGCCAAGGACCCGGTTTTGGTCGTGCACTTTTGCAGGCTGTGTTGCTTCTGAGTTGTGTGAGAGCATGTCTGACCCTTGCTGTCTGTCTGAAGTCTGTTCCGGAAATGTCGCTGGGATGTTTTCTTAATTAGCAGGGCCCCTTGCCCCGTAATGATTTTACCTTCTGGGCAGGTTGTGGAGGTGGATCTTGGGGTTTGGATTTGCTTGGGAAATGCAGTTTGGTTCCCAGGTTCTAGCTCCATTTTCCTTGGACCTGGTGTAACCCCAGCAtctcctgtgcctgctgtggAATCTGAGTTCTGTGCCCAGCTGCACGTGGGGGGGGAACAGAGAGATCCTCAGCCCAGAGGGTGCAGCTTGGCCACCTGCAGCCAAGAGGTGACCATCCTGTGTCTTgaggctgctctctgcagtgctgggtccTCCCTGGCTCAAGGCTTCTGTCTGAAGGAGGGGTTGTAAAGTACTTGTTTAAACTAGACTGGGCTGCTCAGCAATCTCAAAATAGCCCTTAGCTGGATTGTGGGGTCAGCAGGGTCTCACTGGGATGGCATagcctgtgctgtgggacagCATGGCACTgtctggagcagctgtgggagctgcaagATGGGAGGGGCTTTGCAGTACATGCCCTGCTCAGTTGATCCCAAAGCTGGCAGTGGGACCTCTGTCCTCCCAACCCTGTCCTTCAGCCCTGGCAGTCCCTCCCTCGGAGCTTTGAAGTTCATCACGGGAGTGTGGgagccacagggctgggaggggacgAGTCACGAGATGGGGGAATGGGATGTGAGGGCTTGGGATGGCACTGGCTGGGTGGGGGGTGGAAATAACCTGAAGAGCCAGTTTGAAAGGCTGtacctgtgctgccagggcaggaggtgcagcCAAGGAGAGgaactcctgctgctgggagtgaattgtggggctgctgctgcttgatCCGTGGCCACTGCCCATCACAtgtcccctgggctgtgggacCAGCACTGACTCTGTTCTGTCCCCACCCCAGGTTCCTACAACCCCATGACACTGGGCATGTTCACGCTGATGTATTTCTTCCTGGCCTGCTGGACCTATGGCCTGACAGTGTCTGCAGGGGTCttcatcccctccctgctgaTCGGGGCGGCCTGGGGGAGGCTCTTCGGCATCTCCCTGTCCTACCTGACCAAGGGCTCGGTGAGTCCTGcctggggagccctggcacccagccctcctccctcgctgctgggctggtggcaaGTTCAGACAGCGTGCCTGGAGCTGGCATCTCGCTTGACGTCTCCATGAGCTGGGTCTGGGCCTCCCCACATCC
This genomic window from Motacilla alba alba isolate MOTALB_02 chromosome 14, Motacilla_alba_V1.0_pri, whole genome shotgun sequence contains:
- the CLCN7 gene encoding H(+)/Cl(-) exchange transporter 7; translated protein: MANVAKKVSWSGRDRDDDEDGRAGETTPLLNGTAPGAAGSGRQLTPSSFLRIGQLSNVDLNEDIHELETEVPRQRPNEIPHNEKLLSLKYESLDYDNSENQLFLEEERRINHAAFRTVEIKRWVICAMIGILTGLVACFIDIVVENLAGLKYRVVKDNIDKFTAKGGLSFSLLLWATLNASVVMVGSLIVAFIEPVAAGSGIPQIKCYLNGVKIPHVVRLKTLVIKVCGVILSVVGGLAVGKEGPMIHSGSVIAAGISQGRSTSLKRDFKIFEYFRRDTEKRDFVSAGAAAGVSAAFGAPVGGVLFSLEEGASFWNQFLTWRIFFASMISTFTLNSVLSVYHGNAWDLSSPGLINFGRFDSEKMGYTIQEIPIFIFMGVVGGILGALFNALNYWLTMFRIRYIHRPCLQVVEAMLVAAVTATVGFVMIYCSRDCQPIQGSSVAYPLQLFCADGEYNSMATAFFNTPEKSVVNLFHDPPGSYNPMTLGMFTLMYFFLACWTYGLTVSAGVFIPSLLIGAAWGRLFGISLSYLTKGSIWADPGKYALMGAAAQLGGIVRMTLSLTVIMMEATGNVTYGFPIMLVLMTAKIVGDYFVEGLYDMHIQLQSVPFLHWEAPVTSHSLTAREVMSTPVTCLRRIERVGTVVDILSDTSSNHNGFPVVESNPDSTQVAGLRGLILRSQLIVLLKHKVFVERANLSLVQQRLKLKDFRDAYPRFPPIQSIHVSQDERECMIDLSEFMNPSPYTVPQEASLPRVFKLFRALGLRHLVVVDNRNEVVGMVTRKDLARYRLGKEGLEELSLAQT